Sequence from the Ziziphus jujuba cultivar Dongzao chromosome 9, ASM3175591v1 genome:
ACGAATCTACTAATAGAgagattcaaaattaaaaattcatatataataaaagacgCTCTTAATCTTAAACTACAAGTTACTCAATAGTGAAACCAGTAGTACTCGATTTTACTCATTCAAGTTTCTATGATATTGTTCCTTTGAGATGTTTTGTCCTTTAAATATATTAGCTCTatggactttgtttttttttttttttaatgtattatttcctatcctttttacaatatttttataaattaatcaaacccagtcaaaacattttttatttgattttctttgctgTCAATAATATATGGCTGGATGATAGTCTTTTGTGATTGCCTTATCAGTTTCAATGCTCCCAACCTCTCCCGTTTGGATGTGGGGGAGTTACTGCATATCTTCCAAGCATTGACACAACATCTGCCATGTTTGGTCTATCTGCTGCGACTTCTTGCACACACAAGAGAGCAACTTGGGCACGCAGTATAAATTCATTTGTCGAATTACATGTTTCTGCTTTTGCCTTATATTTAGTGGTTGttgctgctgccgagcttgctgtgttgctgctggtgctgttgctggtgctcctgtattgctgctggtgctgttgctggtgctgctgagcttgctgtgttgctgccgagcttgttgttgctgctgccgagcttgctgtgttgctgctggtgctgttgctggtgctccTGTATTGCTGTTGGTGCTGTTGCTGAtgctgccgagcttgttgttgctgctgccgagcttgctgtgttgctatTAGTGCTATTACCGAGCTACTGCATTGCTGCCGAGCTTGTTTTTGCTGTcgccgagcttgctgtgttgctgctagtgctgttgccgagctactgtgttgctgccgagctacTGTTTACGTGCACTGTTCACCtgtgtttaaatatcttttttcttttttttgatttttttgggctgaaatatctgcatataaacattaatctccagcttgtattgCTGCCGAGCTATCTTGCTTCAGAGCTACTGTTTACGTGCACTGTTCACCTGTGTtgttttaaatatcttttttttttggttgattttttttggctaaaatatctgcatataaacatcaatctccagcttgtattgCTGCCGAGTTACTGTTTATGTGCACTGTTCATCtgtgttgtttaaatatcttttttttttttaattttttttttggctaaaatatctgcgtataaacatcaatctccagttTGTATTGCTGCCGAGCTACCTTGCTTCAGAGCTACTGTTTACGTGCACTGTTCACCtgtgtttaaatatatatattttttttgatttttttggtctaaaatatctgcatataaacatcaatctccagcttgtattgCTGCCGAGCTATCTTGCTTCAGAGCTACTGTTTACGTGCACTGTTCTTCtgtgttgtttaaatatctttttttttttttgatttttttggctaaaatatctgcatataaacatcaatctccagcttgtaatGTTGCCGAGCTACCTTGCTTCTGAGCTACTGTTCATGTGCACTGTTCAGCTGTGttgaaatatcttttttttttttttttgattttttttggctaaaatatctgcatataaacatcaatctccagcttgtattgCTGCCGAGCTACCTTGCTTCTGAGCTACTGTTCATctgtgttgtttaaatatttttttttttgattttttttgggctaaaatatctgcgtataaacatcaatctccaacTTGTATTGCTGCCGAGCTACCTTGCTTCCGAGCTACTGTTCACGTACACTATTCACCtgtgttttaatatattttttttttgattttttttggctaaaatatctgcatataaacatcaatctccagcttgtattgCTGCCGAGCTACTGTTTACGTGCACTGTTCATCtgtgttgtttaaatatcttttttttttttttaaattttttttgggctaaaatatctgcgtataaacatcaatctccagcttgtattgCTGCCGAGCTACCTTGCTTCCGAGATACTGTTCACATGTACTGTTTACTtgtgtttaaatatcttttttttttttttgatttttttgcgctaaaatatctgcatataaacatcaatctccagcttgtattgCTGCCGAGCTACCTTGCTTCTGAGCTACTGTTCACGTGCACAGTTCAcctttgttgtttaaatatcttttttttttttgattttttttggctaaaatatctacatataaacatcaatctccagcttgtattgCTGCCGAGCTACTGTTCATGTGCACTGTTCATctgtgttgtttaaatattttttttttaaaattttttttttggctaaaatatctgcgtataaacatcaatctccagcttgtattgCTGCCGAGCTACCTTGCTTCCGAGCTACTGTTCATGTGCACTGTTCACCTGtgtttatatatctttttttttttttttttttggtttttttgggctaaaatatctgcatataaacatcaatctccagttTGTATTGCTGCCGAGCTACCTTGCTTCTGAGCTACTGTTCACGTGCACTGTTCACCTGTATTGTTTCACGTGCACTGTTCATCTGtgtgtttaaatatcttttttttttttttttgattttttttgggctaaaaataTCTgcgtataaacatcaatctccagcttgtattgCTGCCGAGCTACCTTGCTTCCGAGCTACTGTTCACGTGCACTGTTCACCtgtgtttaaatatcttttttttttttttgattttttttggctaaaatatctgcatataaacatcaatctccagcttgtattgCTGCCGAGCTACCTTGCTTCCGAGTTACTGTTTACGTGTATTGTTTATGTGCACTGTTCATCTATattaaacatctttttttttagattttttaaaattttttttttggctaaaatacttgtgtataaacatcaatctccagcttgagTTGCTGCTGTTTATGTGTACTGTTTACGTGCACTGTTCACCTATGTTtaaacatcctttttttttttttagatttatttttattgcttttggGGCTCAAATACCtatgtataaacatcaatctccagcttgtattgCTGTCGAGCTATGTTGCTGCCGAGATACTGTTTACATGACTGTTCATTCGCACTGTTTACGTGCACTGTTCATCTGTGtttaaacatcttttttttttttttagattttttttatttttttattttgctaaaatacctgtgtataaacatcaatctccagcttctCTTTCCTGCTAATTGAAGTAAACCACATTGGTAAATAAACAGCAAACTAGACTAAAAACAAACTAGCATACATTTCGTCAAATAATCAAACAAGACTTCATGTTTCCAATACATGGCAATTTAAGAAGTCTATAATCATAACTCAACTCTCTTTTAGTAACTAAGCTGATAGTTATTGCAATATgacaaaaaaagacaaaaaaatgtaagaaaaagaagaatgttTAAATGCAGGTAAACAGTTTACGTGAACAGTACGCGTGAACAGTAATCACGAAGCTTGTTTTCTTAAGTTTCTTGCTTTCTTAAGTTTTCTGTACTAGTTTGTACTATGActtttttatcctagttaacAAATATACCAACCAATGACAGAATCCCATGAAAATAATCTACTTTTCTACAAAACCAACGAACAAAATATCAGCTTTTTGTTCTATGCAGAATTTACCACAACATTGAGCATCCTATTCCTTAGAGCACTTTCCTTTTTCGTTTCGATTATTAATGTCCCATAGGATATTTCTATGTGCTTCATCTAGCTTAGGActttttagatctttttttgATATGTCAATCTATCCATTGACAAACACACCTAAGTAGAGGCCAGAAAATTCCTAATAAGCATAAATCCAATAAACAGGCATAGAAAAAACATGAGAGAGATGAAATAAACAGGCCAATAAGTCTTCTAACAAATAAACTAAGGTGGTGAAGTACAATGTGGCATTTTAGAAGTAAATCAATAACATGACAGATTAGAATATTGAAGTAGAGCAAAATGGCAGTGGTATGTGGAAGAAGATAATCTGTTGCAAAAATGGCTCCTCTTCTCTTCATTTATCATGATGTACAAAAATTAAACGTTCCAAACATAAAGAGTAGCACGTGAATATACCGCAAAACCAGTATACATTCAATCCAATAATCAAAACACATCTCTATTTTATATAGTCAGCTGATAGTGCTTGCTATAAGATAGAAAATCCCAGACAAgcacaccaaaataaaaaaacaacttcTTCTCCCAAATTGTTTCAAGATAGGTCATCCTTTCATTTTCTCATGCAGACCTGCCAAAGTCCAGCACGTCTTTAGATTAGCAGCATGTTAGTTCAATAAAATATCGAAGACCATACGATACCATTTAGTTTCATACCTGTGGAAGAAAAACTATCAGCTTTAGAATCATATTCCGAGGCGTGCTGAGGACTTTCCTCATTTTGTGAGGACCTATATAGATGAGAAGCATGGTTTGTACAAAGTATAATCATACAAAttgcataagaataataaatagtaaatgtattattttcttacgGATTGTTGAGGAGTGGACAGTTTCTTTTGTCGTGCGATTGCCcaatttttccacatccattgcaacGTCGACCTCTATACTTTGCGGCATTTGTTACCTTCTCCTTTCCCCTTTTTAATCTTTGTCTGCATCCCTTTGCCCTCACAGCAGATGGGTCTTTCAAAGCCTCATAGTCATGAGCAGTGCTACCTTTTTCAGAAATGCCTCCACTTTTCGTGTTGCTAACTATGGATTCAATCTTGCCTAGCAAACTTTGAAGACCATCATTCACAATTACACTTGCCTCTTCATATATTATGGCTTTATCAATGACTTCCGAAGCAAGTTGGAATAGTTTAGCTCGCCAGGTCAACATTGAACTACGCTGTCCACCTATCTCAACACCTTGCTTATCGGTTATTATTTGACATTTTGCACCTCTAGTCcaccttttcattatatattgatttggcaAAGGAATGTTACCAAACAGTCTCAAGAATGCCAAGATATGTCTACAGGGAAGTCCTTCACTCTCAAACTTCTTACATGTACAAGATGCAAAGTCCAATTCTTTATCATAAGCAATTTCCCGCACTCTACGAACACATTCTTTTGGACTACTCTCGACCACATACATTTTGTGTGTAGCATTTTCACGAACAAATTGTGGCATTATTACTAAGCTATTCCACAACTCATCttgaaacttaagaaaaatCTTACGTGTGTAAATCTCAGccatttgcttttccatttccaatggcaatttcaaaacaagcttctcattaatatcaacGTGATCAGCCCCTAATTCTTCGTGACGTTGCTGTGCAAGCGCCCTATTAAATCGAAGtatgaaatccatcaataaGTTTCTCTTCGAAacatatttcttgaaaaatgcATGGGAGCTTTCCGCACGTTGGCTACTTGACATTCCAGCTGAGAATACATGGTTAACATATGCAGGCACCCATCTTGAACGTAgctcaaatattgattttaaccaaTCATTGTTATCTAGGCTTGCCTTCTCGATGGTAGTcacccattttctttcaaactcttcaGGGCATTCTGATTCCCAAATGCATTGTTGGAAGTCCTTATAAAAATCTCTATAGGTGATCGCATTTAAATACGTAGAGAACTTCTCAAGTATGTGCCAACTACAATACCTATGAAATGTATTCGGTAAGCTCTGAACTAAAGCCTTTGTCATTGTAGGATCTTGATCGGTAATGATCATTTTTGGGTTGTTTGTCGGCATGCTATCCTTTAATAGCTCAAACAACCAAACAAATGATTCCGTTTTTTCATCACTTAAAAAGGCACATGCAAAAAGCACCGTTTGACCATGATTGTTCACCCCCACCAAGGGTGCAAATATCATACCATATTAATTAGTGTTGTAAGTTGTATCAAATACAACTACATCACCAAAACATCCATAAGCTCTTCTAGACACCGAATCAGCCCAAAAATAACGCTTCAATTTaccatcatcatctacatctattttaaaaaagaagcatGGATCTTTTTCTTGCTCGGTTAGGAAATATTCCTTTAAAAGTTCTGCATCTTGTCCTCTTAATTCATTCCGCACCTTAGCTTCATGGTTATATATATCCTTCTTTGTACACCCAATATTCTCTATACCTCcagcttcaaattcaagaatgCTTATTTGTTGATGAGTTGGCACATTTGCTGCTGAAAACTGCAAAGTTAGTGACTTCTTGGCTTCAGACACACTACGATGTGATCTCAATAAATGCACTCTTCGAGGGGTTGATAATGGATGACTAtgttcttcaacaaatacaGTGATAACAAATTTCCCTGTTTTTGACCTAACCATGGCAAGTTTAGCTTTACAATTTTCTCTTGTCATCCCCCGACACCTTTTTCTCTCACCGTCCTTTATAGAAGATACTCCTTccttaaaacacacaaattcTTTCCTGACAACTTCTTTCACACCTTTACATCTCTTAGTTGAACTGCTACGAACACTAAACCCCGCCTCTTTTGCATATTTAATGTAGAACTCATGTGCCCCATCTATCGATTCAAACTCTTGTTCAACCTTTGGTTTGCAGTTTTCGGCCACTTGGGGAATGTAAACGTCATCCACGGATTTTGAATGTGACAGCAAGGATATGTCTTCAACTCGTCTACAATCTGAATTTGCTTCCAACTGTTCTACACTCATGTTTCCAATCTGAATTTGCTTCCAACTATTCTACACTCAAACCAGCTTCCTATTGATCAATTTGTAACCTGGTAGATGGCAAAGCAAAACCATCATGAGAGGtggtaatatcttttattttaagaaagtttagtttctaaatagaagagaaaaatattgcaaaaataaaggcACTTCAGCCAAAATCTGCCGAGTTTGCATTATGGTTGCTGATCCAGCACACTCTAtaatgaaagaaacaaatatgCGTGCatcaacagaaaaaataaataaataaataaatctgaatCACGGGGTTCAAAAAGGTTAATAgtacatataaaaatgaaaaatataagttgcaaaacaatgaaataattacATCTTTGCTAGATaaagggaaacaaaaatattgatacATAACTCTTTAATCAATGAGAGGTTAACAAATCTACGCAACggctattaaaagaataaaaataaaaagcaatgatatcaatttaatctattaactctatgtttcatgcatattaaggggattataattatttaaagttcTTATTcaaggatatatatacatatgtctttatgtgtgtgtgtgtgtgtgtagatatAGGAATTACAAAATAGAATTACTTTGTATTCCAATTATAACAAACTTATTTTCTCTTGTATAGCATGCATGGATTGGCCATTCGTATACTCCAAAAACAAGTGGTGTAAATATCTCTTTCGTGTTATTATTATGATAGACTAAGTGAATTGATTATTACACAATGAACAGTATGCGTGAACAGTGGTATTTATACaccaggaaagaaaaacaacatgtatacattcatgctttttctgcgaaaagtatcattttctaaattttcaaaaatcatcatgAAGATTGGCCTTCGTTCAAGTTATTTCTCAACCCaaatcacaatcccacatttaacAATTTCAATTATGCAAGATTACataaaatcaccaacataaaaaacagaatgaaaaaaaaattacaaaacataaaCTCACTCACTCACAGATGCGAAGAGCCAGAATATAGACATGCAGAGTAGAAGATTATGAGCTGGTGGGTACAGAGAAGGGTGGCAATCGTGGTGCAAACAGGTGCGTTTGCAAGATGGAAATGCTGTGGCAATGGTGGTGCGATCTGGTGGGTTTGCAAGGATGGCAATGCTGGTTGCTGCTGGTGCGATTGGGAATTTTGGCTGGTTACTGCTGGTGCGATTGGGAATTTTGGCAAAGTCCTTTTGAGCTGGTGAGAGCGGGAATGTAAGGGGGAAGGGCTCAGGGGAAattttgttgaagtgtggcaattttgccacttgatggtgcatgtcaccggctagcatgcacaccttggtatcaaatcctttccttttatgagtttatatttttttttgtatgtttttaatttatgcaaggtatattttgataatgttttgtgcctaagttatgtatgcaaaagtataggcaaaattatgcataaaagagtaggaatgttatgcttgaaatgcctatggtgctggattcataatttccagcaacatagttctactatttatcttatatctcaggttgcaaatggagttttgggctgaaattttgagggatgtctacagacatatatagaagactatgtttcaaatttcaagtccaaatgacatgggaaagtccattttgtattccaaacagattgctgtatctgatgggcccagtatgcagagtatgggtcagttttggagctgtttggcccatgaccggttccagaacattcctagctcttggaacaatatttattgatgaccaaggatgcttcaaaccaagtttcataggcatatacaaagggaaactaagtaggtgaagctagtttggttgtttacccaaactagttaaacaatgggaacttagttcaaatcatgtgccactttttactatatttggaatagacatgttgcagctggtttttgactcttttgtgtatgaaaagttaggtgttgaccattttactttttaaattttcaaatactttactcattttgtaagctcacatgcttggcatgtgtgaactagttgtaatttcaagcttatattgtaaaatgaatgaaatgctagatatccaagcctcatttttcaaaagccaacgtgttcctcttcttcttatctcttcttcttatctcttcttcaacaccttagaacactttaggaaccctaaaaaccagaaaacaccataaccaaaacctaaaaacacaactcacacacaaccattcccaagagcatcaccaaaagcttgcttgttgctaacacttcaagctagcttgctcttggtcataaccttctcaccccaacaaagtggtatcagagcctggttcatttttgtgagatttgtgaggtttttggactggttcgttccttgagagtgaagagatacttgaaagcacaaatatattttcatattccttcatactagaaagcaacattcacatggcttcttcaagtttttcaactccttctcctcctatcttcaatggggagaactacaacatttggagtatcaagatgcaagcctgcttgaaggcttatggtctttgggaggtcaccataaatccccaagaacccgagcctttgagacaaggggcaacggtcaaccaaatcaagcaccatgaggaggaattggctaaaggtttcaaggctcttaccgccattcattcttgtattagtgataccattttcacaaggataatggcatgtgagagtgccaaagaagcttgggacaaacttcaagatgagttccaagggagtgcaaggacaaggcaaatgcaaatccttaacctaaggagggagtttgagactatcaagatgaaagacaaagaaacggttaaggagttcaccacaaggcttcttaatgtggtgaatcaaattagggtgctaggtgaaagtttaagtgaccaaaggattgtggagaaggtgttggtctccttgcccgagaggtttgaagctaagatatcttcattggaggagtcaaggaacctaaatgaaatttccttgaccgagttggtgaatgccttgcaagctaccaagcaaaggaggaggattagacatgaagaatcaatggaggctgcatttgtgtctaaacaacatcaaaagacacaaaatcaaaagaagaacaagcttaaggtcataaaggagaaaggtgaaactagcaaacccgagaggaagtcctatgaaccttgtcaccattgcaagaagaaaggtcatcatccaagagggtgttggtggaggccggatgcattttgccataaatgccaacaaagggtcatgtggagagagtatgcaaggcaaacaagaaagataagcaacaagcaaatgttgctaaagataatgcaagtgatagtgaatccgaagagttgtttgttgctacttgttttagtagcatcaagaatgatgaaggatggatcattgatagtggagcaacacaccatatgtctcacaagcatgagtggttcacaaacttggataggagcagccacaacaaagtcaaaattggaaatggagccttgatggaagtgaaaggcaaaggagatgtggtgatacacaccaccaaaggtatcaaaactatccatgatgttctctatgtaccttctttatgtgagaacttacttagtgtaggtcaaatgcttgagaacaaatatgcattacacttctcaaacatgacatgcattatagttgatccacatggaaatgaattaatgtgtgttggaatgaagaacaagaattttaggttgaatatggatgaaaatggtgcattggttgcattgaacaccaaagttgagaacacctctcaactttggcataaaagactaggccatgctagctttaagtcattggtaggtacacatgaacttgttagagacatgccattggtggagaagcaagaacatgtgtgtgaagtgtgtcaaaaaggaaagcatactaggctagcatttcaatcttgttcttggagatcaaaggagaagctaggacttatacattcggatatttgtggtcctatgagtgttccatccttaaatggcagaaagtatttcataactttcattgatgattactcaagaatgtgttgggtgtgttttcttgaaagaaaatcacaagctttggagaagtttgtagaatttatgaagttagtgcaaaatcaatccggttgcactataaaggtgttaaggacggacaatggtggggaatacacaagtgaggctttcaaacaactttgtaaggatcatggtatagttcatcaattcactacaccatacacaccacaacaaaatggtgtatgtgaaaggaaaaaccgtaccatcatggagatggctagatgtttgttctttgaaagtggcttgccaaagaagttttgggccgaaggagttaatacatccatctacatccaaaataggctttactccaagtctttgaggagtaaaaccccatttgagctttggtttggatataagccttctcttgatcatctaagggtatttggaagcatttgttacatcctagtaccacaagagaagagaggaaagcttgatgaaaggtcacaagttggtgttttggttggctatagtgatgtaaccaagggatatagagtgtataacttggaaaccaagaaacttgtgataagtagagatgtgaaagttgatgaggaagctaaatgggtttgtagtaaggaggagttggctagtatggatgaagacaatcggcttgaagctcatgataatgatgaggaacaaggaaatgatgaaggtgctgcccatgatgatgaatatgatgagaatgagctagaaatctccataggggctgatttggagattggtgatggtgtgagaggcacaagacctcttaatgagatttatgaaaggtgtaatgtggcattgagtgatccaatcaatgtccatgaggctatggcaataaaagagtggagacaagccatgcaagatgaaatcgatgtgataaacaagaatgacacttggagcttggtaacaaaaccaaagggaaagaatgctattggggtgaagtggatcttgaggaccaagcacataccggtcaagtatcattccttaagggaatttgaatcaaatggtgaagtgaagttggagtatgtgacttccgaggagaacttggcggatatcttcaccaagccattgggaaagaagagatttgagatattgagaggacttctcaacgtctcatacaaaattgccaagggggagtgttgaagtgtggcaattttgccacttgatggtgcatgtcaccggctagcatgcacaccttggtatcaaatcctttccttttatgagtttatatttttttttgtatgtttttaatttatgcaaggtatattttgataatgttttgtgcctaagttatgtatgcaaaagtataggcaaaattatgcacaaaagagtaggaatgttatgcttgaaatgcctatggtgctggattcataatttccagcaacatagttctactatttatcttatatctcaggttgcaaatggagttttgggctgaaattttgagggatgtctacagacatatatagaagactatggttcaaatttcaggtccaaatgacatgggaaagtccattttgtattccaaacagattgctgtatctgatgggcccagtatgcagagtatgggtcagttttggagctgtttggcccatgaccggttccagaacattcctagctcttggaacaatatttattgatgaccaaggatgcttcaaaccaagtttcataggcatatacaaagggaaacgaagtaggtgaagctagtttggttgtttacccaaactagttaaacaatgggaacttagttcaaatcatgtgccactttttactatatttggaatagacatgttgcagctggtttttgactcttttgtgtatgaaaagttaggtgttgaccattttactttttaaattttcaaatactttactcattttgtaagctcacatgcttggcatgtgtgaactagttgtaatttcaagcttatattgtaaaatgaatgaaatgctagatatccaagcctcatttttcaaaagccaac
This genomic interval carries:
- the LOC132799412 gene encoding protein FAR-RED IMPAIRED RESPONSE 1-like, whose product is MTKALVQSLPNTFHRYCSWHILEKFSTYLNAITYRDFYKDFQQCIWESECPEEFERKWVTTIEKASLDNNDWLKSIFELRSRWVPAYVNHVFSAGMSSSQRAESSHAFFKKYVSKRNLLMDFILRFNRALAQQRHEELGADHFQDELWNSLVIMPQFVRENATHKMYVVESSPKECVRRVREIAYDKELDFASCTCKKFESEGLPCRHILAFLRLFGNIPLPNQYIMKRWTRGAKCQIITDKQGVEIGGQRSSMLTWRAKLFQLASEVIDKAIIYEEASVIVNDGLQSLLGKIESIVSNTKSGGISEKGSTAHDYEALKDPSAVRAKGCRQRLKRGKEKVTNAAKYRGRRCNGCGKIGQSHDKRNCPLLNNPSSQNEESPQHASEYDSKADSFSSTGLHEKMKG
- the LOC125423473 gene encoding protein FAR1-RELATED SEQUENCE 5-like, which codes for MSVEQLEANSDCRRVEDISLLSHSKSVDDVYIPQVAENCKPKVEQEFESIDGAHEFYIKYAKEAGFSVRSSSTKRCKGVKEVVRKEFVCFKEGVSSIKDGERKRCRGMTRENCKAKLAMVRSKTGKFVITVFVEEHSHPLSTPRRVHLLRSHRSVSEAKKSLTLQFSAANVPTHQQISILEFEAGGIENIGCTKKDIYNHEAKVRNELRGQDAELLKEYFLTEQEKDPCFFFKIDVDDDGKLKRYFWADSVSRRAYGCFGDVVVFDTTYNTN